Proteins found in one Fulvitalea axinellae genomic segment:
- a CDS encoding AAA family ATPase, protein MLFSKYLNKKRPDWDALVKDFEWLRILSEVPQDPEWHAEGDVLTHTRMVCEALLNAPGFDDYTPEQQQILFASALMHDIEKASTTQEEIRNGKVRITSPFHAKRGEKSARSILYKTMGVPFRIREQVARLVRHHGLPLWGMEKRNASKAVIEASLVVDTRMLSSLCRADINGRIAKDNADKLLNVDLFDELCKENSCFGNPRSFASDYGRFLFLNKKEAYIDYKPFEDFTCTVTLLAGLPGAGKDTYIKSMGDIPVVSLDDIRRKNGFDPLNKKDNGRVAQMAQEEARVFLRKKKDFVFNATNIVADTRARWISLFMEYKARVRIVYIEVPYSTLLRQNENREYPVPLRAIDKMIGKLDIPQAKEAHEIEFVIRE, encoded by the coding sequence ATGTTATTCTCAAAATATTTAAATAAAAAACGACCGGATTGGGACGCTTTAGTCAAAGACTTCGAATGGCTTAGAATTCTGTCCGAAGTTCCGCAAGACCCTGAGTGGCATGCCGAGGGAGACGTATTGACCCATACCCGGATGGTCTGCGAAGCATTGCTAAACGCCCCCGGCTTTGACGACTACACTCCCGAACAGCAACAAATCCTGTTCGCTTCGGCCTTGATGCATGATATCGAAAAAGCCTCCACCACCCAAGAGGAAATCCGCAACGGAAAGGTAAGAATCACCTCCCCGTTCCACGCCAAACGCGGGGAGAAATCAGCGAGATCGATTCTTTACAAAACCATGGGCGTTCCTTTCCGTATCCGCGAACAAGTAGCGCGGTTGGTCAGGCACCACGGTCTGCCTTTATGGGGAATGGAAAAAAGAAACGCGTCCAAAGCCGTGATTGAGGCAAGCCTTGTGGTTGACACACGTATGCTTAGCTCCCTTTGCCGGGCCGATATAAACGGCCGTATAGCAAAAGACAACGCAGACAAACTGCTAAACGTGGATTTGTTTGACGAACTGTGCAAAGAGAATAGTTGCTTCGGCAATCCGCGCTCATTCGCCTCTGACTACGGGCGGTTCCTATTCCTCAATAAAAAGGAAGCGTATATCGATTATAAACCTTTCGAGGATTTCACCTGTACGGTAACGCTTTTGGCGGGGCTACCCGGAGCCGGAAAAGACACTTATATCAAATCAATGGGCGATATACCGGTAGTTTCGTTGGACGATATCCGTCGTAAAAACGGATTCGATCCATTAAATAAAAAAGATAATGGCAGAGTAGCCCAGATGGCCCAAGAAGAGGCTAGAGTATTCCTTCGGAAAAAAAAGGATTTCGTTTTCAACGCCACCAATATAGTGGCCGATACAAGGGCTCGATGGATTTCGCTTTTCATGGAATACAAGGCCAGAGTACGAATTGTCTATATTGAGGTACCCTATTCAACGCTCTTACGGCAAAACGAAAACCGGGAATACCCCGTTCCGTTACGAGCCATCGACAAGATGATAGGTAAACTGGATATTCCACAAGCGAAAGAGGCCCACGAAATAGAGTTTGTTATTCGGGAATAA
- a CDS encoding RNA ligase family protein: MKKYARSLHARCSAGTTSDDRFMPTGYGTVFSKMKRLVLTEKLDGQNNCLNKDGVFARSHAAPSALPWDKPLWERWNLIKNDLKDLEIFGENMYGVHSIAYSKLESYFYVFAIREKGYWLSWDAVKFYASLLDFPVVPEIPVKYSLKDSLLSSQNEDEAVAHWLAQNLGMPWEKSVKLSGKLGGYDPKDGKPCSEGFVIRNAEGFYTNNGILPVQHNEFDSLFKVVRKGHVKTDKHWTRNWKPATLTNYERYGWHAYQYLSKTSFNRS, from the coding sequence ATGAAAAAATATGCCCGTTCCCTGCATGCCAGGTGCAGTGCGGGAACAACTTCCGACGACCGGTTTATGCCGACCGGATACGGGACTGTCTTCTCCAAAATGAAACGTTTGGTCCTGACCGAAAAGCTGGACGGACAGAATAATTGCCTAAATAAAGATGGCGTATTCGCTCGTTCGCACGCGGCGCCTTCCGCGCTCCCTTGGGACAAGCCCCTTTGGGAACGGTGGAACCTGATTAAGAACGATTTAAAGGATCTGGAAATTTTCGGTGAGAATATGTACGGTGTGCATTCCATCGCATATTCAAAACTGGAATCGTATTTCTATGTCTTCGCCATCCGGGAAAAAGGGTATTGGTTGTCTTGGGACGCCGTTAAGTTTTACGCTTCGTTATTGGACTTTCCCGTTGTTCCCGAGATTCCGGTAAAGTATTCTTTAAAAGACAGCCTTCTGTCCTCTCAAAACGAGGATGAGGCTGTCGCGCATTGGCTTGCCCAAAATCTGGGAATGCCTTGGGAAAAAAGCGTCAAACTATCTGGAAAACTCGGCGGATATGATCCAAAAGACGGCAAACCCTGCTCAGAAGGTTTTGTAATCCGAAACGCGGAAGGATTTTATACAAATAACGGAATATTGCCCGTACAGCATAACGAGTTCGATAGCCTTTTCAAGGTAGTCCGAAAAGGCCATGTCAAAACCGACAAGCACTGGACACGCAATTGGAAGCCCGCCACACTCACGAACTACGAGCGATACGGTTGGCACGCTTACCAATATTTAAGCAAAACATCTTTTAACCGATCTTAG
- a CDS encoding DUF3667 domain-containing protein, with protein sequence MICKNCENDFEGKFCNNCGQSSEVRKIDFKYLADELANSVFQINRGLFFTIKELFLKPGVTVREFLEGKRQRHSKPLAFLLLTSTLYVLGLLLVGKNTYHGELMEGVLSGFDRPEDASVIISFFHWLAKNHAYAMLLFLPVFSLASFWVFFRSEYNYLEHLILNVYITGEQSMIYLVGSLCVLVFDNYIMQLLPALVGIGYNFWAFKQFFKGGNAFTRMLLTVLTYSLFIILVGTGIFLVGMITVFLNS encoded by the coding sequence ATGATTTGTAAAAACTGTGAGAACGATTTCGAAGGTAAATTTTGCAATAACTGCGGACAGAGTTCCGAAGTAAGGAAAATCGATTTCAAATATCTGGCGGATGAGTTGGCGAACAGTGTTTTTCAGATAAACCGAGGACTGTTTTTCACGATAAAGGAGCTGTTTCTGAAGCCGGGAGTTACCGTAAGGGAATTTTTGGAAGGCAAAAGACAACGGCACTCCAAGCCTTTGGCGTTTTTGTTACTTACCTCCACACTATATGTGTTGGGTTTGCTTTTGGTAGGGAAAAACACTTATCATGGAGAACTGATGGAAGGCGTGTTGAGCGGGTTCGATAGACCCGAAGACGCTTCGGTTATTATAAGTTTTTTTCATTGGTTGGCCAAGAACCACGCATACGCAATGTTGTTGTTTTTACCGGTTTTTTCCTTGGCCTCGTTTTGGGTATTTTTCCGGTCAGAATACAATTATCTAGAACATCTGATCCTTAACGTTTATATCACGGGAGAGCAGAGTATGATTTATTTGGTCGGGTCGTTGTGCGTTTTGGTTTTTGATAATTATATCATGCAATTGTTGCCCGCTTTGGTCGGAATCGGTTATAACTTCTGGGCATTCAAACAATTTTTTAAAGGAGGAAACGCGTTTACGAGAATGCTTCTTACTGTATTGACTTACTCGCTGTTTATTATTTTGGTAGGCACCGGGATATTTTTGGTCGGGATGATTACCGTTTTTTTGAATTCATGA
- a CDS encoding transglutaminase domain-containing protein, which produces MRGIAKKVPKAISGDPKKLAKYLTEKEGSEAQRALNIYTWIIHNIRHGRDKRLGKKPEQDLASRVLAYRKTDSSGYAELFKSLCRHAGLEVRNIEGYMKSDDFYDDGMELSSMDHIWSAVRIDGTWRLVDTYSGSGAYITKAGDLRTAIKKLFGKRVIRSKMVFVQNPQLNYFCADPEKLIRSHFPANRYWQMLRYPVSRVSFQNGEEYKDMPDAFQPLEILDATELFRYGLMTEKQLAKRTMDLMEEDPWDFGYMCRVQAMRATDNYTYSQMPEVLLSQVEEVVSNYKKALKYANKHKARVSAVYRRSSSKLNRKLKNGYSARTRDLKNFADRRIRTYKTALNREKKKRGLGKPKAGENLEMPGYKPRKIRNPKPQTVRDSLRSVVYSALDSAQKFNKLSQIALEDYLREYRNLYNEVYPEFSRSIDSLNIKVERHLLLMEANVRLGRLWEAMDEMDTLYAKEKRVFDAITALRRDMKVHSNKVRYWYRKSLSVCQKGRNVLHEAFPETAEFDKASELYRELSIHTLKSKQRINHLDSYIKQDKQTYLEWAGALLPRFVRQASFMVSGKSLAKELAEVKGKYLENRKAHQLKRMEILRGIIRIQKREVEKRIPGLRKATTYIVN; this is translated from the coding sequence GTGAGGGGCATTGCGAAAAAAGTTCCAAAAGCAATATCGGGCGACCCCAAGAAACTGGCCAAATATCTTACGGAGAAAGAAGGTTCGGAGGCCCAACGCGCGCTGAATATATACACTTGGATTATCCATAACATCAGGCATGGAAGGGATAAGCGCTTGGGGAAAAAACCGGAACAAGATCTCGCTTCCAGAGTGCTTGCGTACAGAAAGACGGATTCTAGCGGATACGCCGAACTGTTTAAGTCGTTATGCCGTCATGCTGGCTTGGAAGTCCGGAATATCGAAGGCTATATGAAGTCCGATGATTTTTATGACGACGGCATGGAGCTCTCCTCAATGGATCATATTTGGAGTGCTGTCCGCATCGATGGGACTTGGCGGTTGGTCGATACGTATTCGGGAAGCGGGGCATACATAACCAAAGCGGGCGACCTAAGAACCGCAATCAAAAAACTTTTTGGAAAACGGGTGATACGTTCAAAAATGGTTTTTGTCCAGAATCCGCAACTCAATTATTTCTGTGCTGATCCCGAAAAATTGATACGAAGCCATTTTCCGGCCAACCGATATTGGCAGATGCTTCGTTACCCGGTTTCCAGAGTCTCTTTTCAAAATGGAGAAGAATACAAGGATATGCCTGACGCATTTCAACCGTTGGAAATATTGGACGCCACGGAGCTCTTCCGTTATGGGTTGATGACCGAAAAACAATTGGCGAAACGGACGATGGACTTAATGGAGGAAGATCCCTGGGATTTTGGATATATGTGTCGTGTCCAGGCCATGAGGGCCACTGATAATTATACGTATTCGCAAATGCCGGAAGTTTTGTTGTCGCAGGTCGAAGAGGTGGTTTCGAACTATAAGAAAGCCTTGAAGTACGCCAACAAGCATAAAGCGAGGGTAAGCGCCGTGTACAGGAGGAGTTCGAGTAAGCTGAATAGAAAGCTGAAGAACGGTTATTCGGCCCGTACACGTGATCTTAAGAACTTTGCTGACAGAAGAATCCGGACATATAAAACGGCGCTAAATCGGGAGAAAAAAAAGCGCGGGCTTGGTAAGCCGAAGGCAGGGGAAAACTTGGAAATGCCTGGCTATAAACCTAGAAAGATAAGGAATCCGAAACCACAAACAGTAAGGGATTCGTTGCGAAGTGTGGTTTATTCGGCATTGGATTCGGCCCAAAAGTTTAATAAGCTTTCGCAAATTGCTTTGGAGGATTATTTGCGGGAATACCGGAATCTTTATAATGAAGTCTATCCCGAATTTTCGCGAAGTATCGATTCGCTTAATATAAAAGTCGAAAGACATCTTTTGTTGATGGAAGCGAATGTGAGATTGGGACGTTTGTGGGAGGCGATGGACGAAATGGATACGCTGTATGCCAAAGAGAAGCGGGTGTTTGACGCGATTACGGCATTGCGCCGTGATATGAAAGTGCATTCGAATAAAGTCCGTTATTGGTACCGGAAGTCGTTGTCGGTTTGCCAAAAGGGCCGAAACGTTTTACATGAGGCTTTTCCGGAAACAGCCGAATTCGATAAAGCTTCGGAATTATATAGAGAGCTTAGTATCCATACGCTTAAATCGAAACAGCGGATCAATCATCTGGACAGTTATATAAAACAAGATAAACAAACGTATTTGGAATGGGCGGGCGCTTTATTGCCTCGGTTTGTTAGGCAGGCTTCTTTTATGGTAAGCGGAAAGAGCCTGGCAAAGGAGCTGGCTGAGGTAAAAGGGAAATATCTTGAAAACAGGAAGGCTCACCAATTGAAGCGAATGGAAATCTTGCGTGGGATAATACGGATACAAAAACGGGAGGTAGAGAAAAGAATCCCGGGATTACGGAAAGCCACGACTTATATAGTTAACTAA
- a CDS encoding WYL domain-containing protein, protein MPANRNALIRYKTIDQCLRNRFRQWTLEDLVEACSDALYEYEGIDKGVSRRTVQLDIQMMRSDKLGYNAPIKVIDRKYYVYDDPEYSITNIPLTDQDLRKLSDAVDILKQFKGFTQVQELSGMIQKLEDSVQSKMEKQMPVIQFETNNSLKGLEHLEPLYEAILQRQAISLTYQSFKAREASTFDFHPQLLKEFRNRWFALGFLKKDQRPYLLAFDRMHKIEKSDAPYIANTTLDLSTYFSNALGVSVDYNQKVEYVELFVMKKHAPYILTKPIHHSQRLVREVPGGVIVGMDLQLNFELEKEILSFGETVKVLKPQKLYRSIRKRTLQASEQYRQNMHPFVAKETFKRVWRKGFAYIDEFYDVNEVLQFRKILKDQHGDVLDGTFLQQYPSLKTLIFSAPLQLLVKQGAVTPFQLFASNFYASSHKTEDWTFFDSLPNGKSLSRELIKDMVIISIHLDSAHQENGAFHILPRSHYWDDRNSLQNEKIVYCTVRSGGLHCRKALTRYRLRNNDPKRNVRRIELLMVRADILAEMEKPALAES, encoded by the coding sequence ATGCCAGCCAACCGCAACGCTCTGATCCGATACAAAACCATTGACCAATGTTTGAGAAACCGTTTTCGTCAGTGGACGTTGGAGGATTTGGTTGAGGCCTGTTCCGATGCGCTGTATGAATATGAGGGTATCGACAAAGGCGTAAGCCGGCGTACGGTACAACTCGATATCCAGATGATGCGCAGTGACAAGCTGGGTTATAATGCCCCCATCAAGGTGATCGACCGTAAGTATTATGTTTATGACGATCCGGAATATTCGATCACGAATATTCCTTTGACGGATCAGGATCTGCGAAAGCTATCCGACGCCGTGGACATTCTCAAACAGTTCAAGGGCTTTACGCAAGTGCAGGAACTTTCGGGAATGATCCAGAAGTTGGAGGACAGCGTGCAGTCGAAGATGGAAAAACAGATGCCGGTGATTCAGTTCGAAACGAACAACAGCCTGAAGGGGTTGGAACATTTGGAGCCATTATACGAAGCGATACTTCAGCGCCAGGCAATTAGTCTGACATACCAATCGTTCAAGGCCCGGGAAGCCAGCACTTTCGATTTTCATCCGCAGTTGTTGAAGGAATTCCGCAATCGCTGGTTCGCTCTTGGGTTTTTGAAAAAAGACCAGCGCCCATATTTGCTCGCTTTTGACCGTATGCACAAAATCGAAAAATCCGACGCACCGTATATCGCCAACACCACCCTGGATTTATCGACTTATTTTTCGAACGCCCTGGGCGTAAGTGTCGATTACAACCAGAAAGTCGAATACGTGGAGTTGTTCGTAATGAAAAAACACGCTCCTTATATCTTGACCAAACCCATTCATCATTCGCAACGCTTGGTGCGGGAAGTACCGGGCGGTGTTATCGTTGGAATGGATTTGCAGTTGAATTTCGAATTGGAAAAAGAGATTTTGAGTTTCGGCGAGACGGTGAAGGTCTTGAAACCCCAGAAACTCTACCGTTCTATCCGCAAACGGACCCTGCAAGCGTCCGAACAATACAGGCAAAACATGCATCCTTTTGTCGCCAAAGAGACTTTCAAACGTGTCTGGCGCAAGGGCTTCGCTTATATAGACGAATTTTACGATGTAAACGAGGTGCTGCAGTTCCGTAAAATCCTCAAAGACCAGCACGGCGATGTTTTGGACGGAACTTTTCTTCAGCAATATCCTTCGCTGAAAACGCTGATCTTTTCGGCTCCGTTACAGCTTTTGGTAAAACAGGGAGCCGTCACCCCTTTTCAGCTTTTTGCCTCAAATTTCTACGCGTCGTCGCACAAAACGGAGGATTGGACATTTTTCGATAGCCTTCCGAACGGGAAAAGCCTTTCGAGAGAATTGATCAAGGATATGGTGATTATCAGCATCCATCTGGATTCCGCACATCAGGAAAACGGAGCCTTCCATATCCTTCCCCGGAGCCATTATTGGGACGATCGAAATTCACTGCAAAATGAAAAAATCGTATACTGTACCGTACGGTCAGGCGGTTTGCATTGTAGAAAAGCCCTAACCCGGTATCGCCTTCGGAATAATGACCCTAAACGAAATGTCCGGAGGATTGAATTGCTTATGGTGCGGGCAGATATTCTGGCTGAAATGGAGAAACCGGCGTTGGCGGAATCATAA
- a CDS encoding slipin family protein, whose amino-acid sequence MKRIKINEGTAGIVLHDGEVKGLLKAGKYWLMPGQEVKRYDMAERLDPPVSVNILLRNKEVANALRVVDVKEEQVALRFEDGMFKELLPSGRHLYWDDFANISFTLCDKSQAFVPNKPINTLLKHKELAEALEVIEVKDGHLTFRYEEGLFKEALPAGRYLYWKGLVRNEFVTYDIKDSKIPDNINKQVLNHGSLDKYVRFFEIQPYEKALLYIDGELAGELERGTHYFWINSQKLLVQKIDTRVQTLEVSGQEMLTQDKVNLRLNFSAQYRVHDIHLARVQTKDYEAQLYQLFQLALREYVGTLPLDELLAKKESVASYVKAYLAEKTKALGLTVLDCGLRDLILPGEIKEIMNQVLVAQKKAQANIITRREETASTRSLLNTAKLMEDNPMLFKLKEMEYVEKISEKISEISLSNGGQVIDQLKGMFGVGK is encoded by the coding sequence ATGAAACGAATCAAAATCAATGAAGGTACAGCGGGAATAGTACTGCATGACGGTGAGGTGAAGGGCCTTTTGAAGGCAGGGAAGTATTGGCTGATGCCGGGGCAGGAGGTAAAGCGCTATGATATGGCCGAAAGGCTGGATCCGCCTGTTTCTGTAAATATTTTGTTGCGAAACAAGGAAGTCGCAAACGCATTGCGAGTGGTGGATGTGAAAGAAGAGCAGGTGGCCCTGCGCTTCGAAGACGGCATGTTCAAAGAGCTTCTGCCGTCGGGCCGTCATTTGTATTGGGATGATTTCGCTAACATAAGTTTTACGCTGTGCGATAAATCGCAGGCTTTCGTCCCTAACAAACCGATCAATACGCTTTTGAAACACAAAGAACTGGCGGAGGCATTGGAAGTGATCGAAGTGAAGGACGGGCACTTGACCTTTCGCTATGAGGAGGGACTCTTTAAGGAAGCGCTTCCGGCCGGCCGTTACCTGTACTGGAAAGGTTTGGTTCGAAATGAATTCGTTACTTATGATATCAAAGATTCCAAGATACCCGACAATATCAATAAACAGGTATTGAACCATGGCTCATTGGATAAGTATGTTCGCTTTTTTGAGATCCAGCCTTATGAAAAAGCGCTCCTCTATATAGACGGTGAGCTTGCGGGAGAATTGGAAAGGGGAACGCATTATTTCTGGATAAACAGCCAGAAGCTTCTGGTACAGAAGATAGATACACGCGTCCAGACTTTGGAAGTATCGGGACAAGAGATGTTGACGCAGGACAAAGTGAACCTGCGCCTGAATTTTTCCGCCCAATACCGGGTGCATGACATCCACTTGGCCAGGGTACAGACCAAAGACTACGAGGCGCAGCTTTATCAACTCTTTCAGCTGGCCCTGCGCGAGTACGTCGGTACGCTTCCATTGGACGAATTGTTAGCCAAGAAAGAATCGGTTGCGTCTTATGTGAAAGCGTACCTGGCCGAAAAGACCAAGGCTTTGGGCCTGACTGTGCTCGACTGCGGCCTGCGGGATTTGATTTTGCCAGGCGAGATCAAAGAGATCATGAACCAAGTGTTGGTGGCGCAGAAAAAAGCGCAAGCCAATATCATCACAAGGCGCGAAGAGACGGCTTCGACCAGAAGCCTGCTCAATACCGCCAAACTGATGGAAGACAATCCGATGCTATTCAAGCTGAAGGAAATGGAATACGTCGAGAAAATTTCGGAGAAAATCAGCGAGATTTCCCTTTCCAACGGCGGGCAGGTGATTGATCAGTTGAAGGGGATGTTTGGGGTGGGGAAATGA
- a CDS encoding RtcB family protein codes for MKQVIGTERKPIKLWLDDIEEGALDQAKNLANLPFAFKHIPIMPDSHQGYGMPIGSILATKDVVVPNAVGVDVGCGMCAMPTGLEHIETEDLKKIMAGIRARIPLGMKWHDERQDESLMPEGAEELDIVGRGYVKACKQVGTLGGGNHFIEIQKGDDGKIWIMIHSGSRNLGAKVAAHYNHLAKRLNERYFSSVERKVDLAFLPIETPEANAYIKEMDYCIAFALANRKLMIQRVAEAMKEVVGEFETGEIINKSHNFAAWENHFGENVLVHRKGATPAFEGELGMIPGSQGSHSYIVRGLGNPESFKSCSHGAGRKLGRKQAIRSLDLEAEKSKLDALGVLHAVRNKSDLDESVSAYKDIETVMQNQTDLAEIVVRLSPLAVVKG; via the coding sequence ATGAAACAAGTAATAGGAACAGAAAGAAAGCCAATCAAACTATGGCTTGACGATATAGAAGAAGGCGCTTTGGACCAAGCCAAGAACTTGGCGAACCTGCCCTTCGCGTTCAAACATATTCCCATCATGCCCGATAGCCATCAAGGCTATGGAATGCCGATCGGGTCGATTTTGGCCACAAAAGACGTGGTCGTTCCCAATGCCGTGGGCGTCGATGTCGGATGCGGAATGTGCGCTATGCCAACCGGTCTGGAGCATATCGAAACCGAAGATTTGAAAAAAATCATGGCGGGTATCCGGGCGCGTATTCCTTTGGGAATGAAGTGGCATGATGAGAGACAGGACGAAAGTTTGATGCCCGAAGGCGCCGAGGAATTGGATATTGTAGGCCGAGGCTATGTAAAAGCCTGCAAGCAAGTCGGTACTTTGGGCGGAGGTAACCATTTTATCGAAATCCAGAAAGGCGATGACGGGAAAATCTGGATTATGATTCATTCCGGTAGCCGAAACTTAGGGGCTAAAGTGGCCGCGCATTACAATCATCTGGCGAAACGCTTGAACGAGCGTTACTTCTCATCCGTCGAAAGAAAAGTCGACTTGGCCTTTCTGCCGATCGAAACGCCGGAAGCCAATGCGTATATAAAGGAAATGGATTACTGCATAGCCTTCGCTTTGGCGAACCGTAAACTGATGATTCAACGTGTAGCCGAGGCGATGAAAGAAGTGGTGGGCGAGTTCGAAACGGGTGAGATCATCAATAAATCGCACAACTTCGCCGCTTGGGAAAACCATTTCGGAGAAAACGTGCTGGTACACCGCAAAGGAGCCACGCCTGCCTTCGAAGGCGAATTGGGTATGATTCCCGGATCTCAGGGAAGCCATTCCTACATCGTGCGCGGTTTGGGCAACCCGGAAAGTTTCAAATCTTGCTCACATGGCGCCGGACGTAAACTCGGTCGTAAGCAGGCTATTCGTTCTTTGGATCTAGAAGCCGAAAAGTCCAAACTGGACGCTTTAGGCGTACTGCACGCCGTCCGAAACAAAAGCGATCTGGATGAATCGGTAAGCGCCTACAAGGACATCGAAACGGTAATGCAAAACCAAACCGACCTTGCCGAGATTGTCGTGCGACTATCGCCTCTGGCCGTGGTGAAAGGATGA
- a CDS encoding nucleotidyltransferase domain-containing protein, translated as MDTQRIMDHVRRIEKENGVKALWVCETGSRAWGFPSPDSDYDVRMIYTRPKNDYLTVWESKDTIEYMSDDRELDISGWDLRKAMGLLWKSNASMFERLSSTVIYDWADSEIIDALNNLSQQYFSPKAALHHYLNMGIKAFANVQGKKYRLKRLFYALRAALCCRWILEYQTAPPMRIQALLDILDINADLKERILSLIELKSGKGEAYEHQGEREVFTFIDSTFEYTKASEKRIPANKGDVKALNQFFQDTLNRLEGRSL; from the coding sequence ATGGACACTCAAAGAATAATGGATCACGTCCGCCGTATCGAAAAAGAAAACGGCGTGAAAGCTCTATGGGTTTGCGAAACAGGATCGAGGGCTTGGGGCTTTCCCTCGCCGGACAGCGATTATGATGTTCGGATGATCTACACGCGTCCAAAGAACGACTATCTGACCGTTTGGGAATCGAAAGATACGATCGAATATATGTCCGATGACAGGGAACTGGATATTTCCGGTTGGGATTTGCGTAAGGCCATGGGCTTGCTGTGGAAATCAAACGCATCTATGTTCGAGCGTCTTTCCTCAACAGTTATATACGATTGGGCTGATTCTGAAATCATAGATGCTTTAAACAATCTGTCACAGCAATATTTCTCACCGAAAGCCGCTTTGCACCATTATTTAAATATGGGTATAAAAGCTTTTGCGAACGTTCAGGGTAAAAAGTATCGCCTAAAGCGACTCTTCTATGCTTTGCGAGCGGCGCTTTGTTGCCGATGGATTCTGGAGTACCAAACAGCACCACCTATGCGTATCCAAGCTTTGCTGGATATATTGGATATTAATGCGGATTTGAAAGAAAGAATCCTTTCTTTGATCGAGCTTAAAAGCGGCAAAGGAGAGGCTTATGAGCATCAAGGCGAAAGGGAAGTCTTTACATTTATCGATTCGACTTTTGAATACACAAAAGCCTCTGAAAAAAGAATTCCCGCTAATAAAGGTGATGTGAAGGCTCTTAATCAGTTCTTTCAAGATACGCTAAACCGTTTGGAAGGACGATCGCTTTGA